The proteins below are encoded in one region of Leptospira terpstrae serovar Hualin str. LT 11-33 = ATCC 700639:
- a CDS encoding flagellar biosynthesis protein FlhA, translating to MNFRDILKQSDVVLGVGTLLILGMLIVPLPGFVLDVLIVISIGLGLLILMTALSVTEPSEFSIFPSLLLITTLFRLALNVSTTRQILSKGPAMNSSVIEAFGTFVVGGESGLGKYVVGLIIFIILTIVQVLVITKGATRISEVAARFTLDGLPQKQMSIDMELNSGAITEAEAKVKRKKVQREVDFYGAMDGASKFVQGDVRAGLIITAINLLGGILIGSTIRGESFLASIETYGKFTIGDGLVSQIPGLLSTTATGIIVTRSSSEKKLTVEIKDQLFGNAKTLYVVSGALGLSSLIPGLPFFSLLFLAGAIGYLGYSIEKVAKEEIKKIETVAQEKVQEKKPENYIKEISVEAIQVELGRDLLPLVDSSSGGHLLEQIANTRKKFAIDFGLVIPAIRIIDNLEIPHDNYSIRINGVVVGQSAVRADRLMAMNNTARNLEPIIGEPFTEPAFGLKATWIDPNDKIEVENKGYSVVDPSTVIITHLKELISNYASQLLGREEVKALLEHLRQTHPTLVGELDYDKQGRLGIIQQTLQNLLAEGLSIKNLPKIMDAIANHLPRTNNPFDLAEHVRQALSRQIINDFLSPDGKLHVVTIDPRIIDRMNKSITLDETDGSKIIILPHDVRVRILESVYNELQKALDENRFLIFVVSRYLRQAFAFFLTKELPPRNFAVIASEEIHRGVPTEIASVLSLPSREEHPQEA from the coding sequence ATGAACTTTAGAGACATACTCAAACAATCCGATGTGGTTTTAGGAGTGGGAACACTTCTGATTTTGGGAATGTTGATTGTCCCATTACCAGGTTTTGTCTTAGACGTTCTAATTGTGATCAGTATTGGTCTCGGACTACTCATACTAATGACAGCACTTTCTGTGACTGAACCCAGCGAGTTTTCTATTTTCCCAAGTTTACTGCTTATCACCACCTTATTTCGGTTAGCCCTTAACGTATCTACAACAAGACAAATTTTGTCAAAGGGACCTGCTATGAATTCGAGTGTGATAGAAGCATTTGGAACCTTTGTGGTGGGTGGAGAATCAGGACTTGGTAAGTATGTTGTGGGCCTCATTATCTTTATCATCTTAACAATTGTGCAAGTTCTTGTAATCACAAAAGGTGCAACTCGAATCTCGGAAGTGGCAGCAAGGTTTACATTGGATGGATTGCCTCAGAAACAAATGTCCATTGATATGGAACTGAATAGTGGTGCGATTACTGAAGCGGAAGCTAAAGTAAAAAGAAAAAAAGTCCAACGCGAAGTAGACTTTTATGGGGCCATGGATGGAGCTTCAAAATTCGTTCAAGGAGATGTGAGAGCAGGTCTTATCATTACCGCCATTAACTTGCTAGGTGGGATTTTGATTGGATCTACTATTCGCGGGGAATCATTCCTCGCATCAATTGAAACTTACGGAAAGTTTACGATTGGGGATGGACTCGTATCCCAAATTCCGGGACTACTTTCTACAACGGCAACCGGTATCATTGTCACACGTTCTAGTTCAGAAAAGAAACTCACCGTAGAAATCAAAGACCAACTTTTTGGAAATGCCAAAACTTTGTATGTGGTTTCAGGTGCCCTCGGGCTTTCTAGTTTGATTCCTGGACTTCCTTTCTTTTCACTTTTGTTTTTAGCAGGAGCCATTGGGTATTTGGGTTATTCGATTGAAAAAGTAGCCAAAGAAGAAATCAAAAAAATCGAAACTGTTGCCCAAGAAAAAGTGCAAGAGAAAAAACCAGAAAACTATATCAAAGAAATCTCAGTCGAAGCCATCCAGGTGGAACTCGGTCGCGACTTACTTCCGTTAGTGGATTCATCCTCAGGTGGGCATTTGCTCGAACAAATTGCCAATACTCGTAAAAAATTTGCAATTGATTTTGGTCTTGTAATCCCTGCCATTCGAATCATAGACAATCTAGAAATTCCGCATGATAACTATAGCATTCGGATCAATGGTGTAGTTGTAGGTCAGTCCGCAGTCAGAGCCGACAGACTAATGGCCATGAACAATACAGCCAGAAATTTAGAACCTATCATTGGGGAACCATTTACAGAACCTGCCTTTGGACTCAAAGCGACTTGGATTGATCCAAATGATAAAATTGAAGTGGAGAACAAAGGTTATTCGGTAGTTGATCCGTCTACCGTCATTATCACTCATTTGAAAGAATTGATTTCCAATTATGCTTCTCAACTTTTAGGAAGAGAAGAAGTAAAAGCCCTTCTCGAACATTTGAGACAAACCCATCCAACTCTTGTTGGCGAATTGGATTACGACAAACAGGGAAGGCTTGGAATCATCCAACAAACTTTACAAAATCTTTTGGCAGAAGGTCTTTCGATTAAAAACCTTCCCAAAATTATGGATGCCATTGCCAACCACCTTCCAAGGACAAACAATCCGTTTGATTTGGCAGAACATGTGCGCCAAGCTCTCTCTCGTCAAATCATCAACGACTTCCTTTCTCCTGATGGAAAGTTACATGTGGTAACTATCGATCCAAGGATCATTGATCGTATGAACAAAAGTATCACACTCGATGAAACCGATGGAAGTAAGATCATCATCCTTCCTCATGATGTGCGTGTGCGAATTTTAGAATCGGTGTACAATGAACTTCAGAAAGCTTTGGATGAAAACAGATTCCTGATTTTTGTAGTTTCTCGTTACTTGAGACAAGCCTTTGCATTCTTTTTGACAAAGGAACTCCCCCCCAGGAACTTTGCAGTAATTGCTTCTGAAGAGATCCATCGAGGGGTTCCGACAGAAATCGCCTCGGTTCTTAGCCTTCCGTCCAGAGAGGAACATCCACAAGAAGCATAG
- a CDS encoding EscU/YscU/HrcU family type III secretion system export apparatus switch protein produces MKMSGFKRFTLNWESFLDCIKSLYGGFDSFCLANSIPFGFPYVAEKDRSIVHSGFSSGYYEIELQLFAAADEGRTEPPSERRRREEKEKGNVPKSNEVASTLVLLGGTGVLFVLGDTFIRNTAIFIKKYLPMGMKMDRFGAEEFRVILSGVSRDFFNLLWPVLAITLVFAVVGNVVQVGFMFSPRALSFRFDRISPNFKRVLPNRQTLFNLVKSLAKVVLIGIISYILISGDFLKVLLTGNMGMMQAIKLITYSGFKIMMAAGLLLLGIAVADFFFQKSEFEDSLKQTPSEAKREMREDSGDPVMKNRRMQLARDMMQGNMLREVPKADVVITNPTHYSVALSYEMGRDSAPRVIAKGENRLALEIRRIARENDVPIVESPKQARLLYAQVEVGKEIPQEFFHAVVQILITLEKFKKKVGMA; encoded by the coding sequence ATGAAGATGAGTGGATTCAAAAGATTTACATTAAACTGGGAAAGTTTTCTCGATTGTATCAAATCATTGTATGGTGGGTTTGATTCTTTTTGTTTGGCCAATTCAATTCCCTTTGGCTTTCCATACGTGGCAGAGAAAGATAGAAGCATTGTGCACTCTGGTTTTTCCTCTGGATACTATGAAATAGAACTTCAACTCTTTGCTGCGGCTGATGAAGGTAGAACCGAGCCTCCAAGTGAACGTCGTAGGAGAGAAGAAAAAGAGAAAGGGAATGTTCCTAAATCGAATGAAGTGGCTTCCACCTTGGTTTTATTAGGTGGGACGGGCGTTTTGTTTGTTTTAGGTGATACATTCATTCGTAACACTGCCATTTTTATTAAAAAATACCTACCGATGGGAATGAAAATGGACCGGTTTGGGGCAGAAGAGTTTCGAGTGATCCTCTCCGGAGTTTCACGAGATTTTTTTAATCTTCTCTGGCCGGTCCTTGCGATTACATTGGTATTTGCAGTCGTAGGAAATGTAGTGCAAGTGGGTTTTATGTTTTCACCTAGAGCATTATCCTTTCGATTTGATCGCATCTCTCCCAATTTTAAACGGGTTTTACCAAACCGCCAAACATTGTTTAACTTAGTTAAATCTTTGGCAAAGGTTGTACTTATCGGTATTATTAGTTATATTTTGATTTCTGGTGATTTTTTAAAAGTGCTCCTTACTGGAAATATGGGAATGATGCAAGCAATCAAACTCATTACCTATTCAGGATTTAAGATTATGATGGCCGCAGGACTTTTGTTACTTGGGATTGCAGTGGCTGACTTTTTTTTCCAAAAGTCAGAATTTGAAGATTCCCTAAAACAAACTCCTTCAGAAGCCAAACGAGAGATGAGGGAAGATTCTGGCGATCCAGTAATGAAAAATCGCAGGATGCAACTAGCAAGGGACATGATGCAAGGCAATATGCTTCGTGAAGTTCCAAAGGCCGATGTGGTTATTACTAATCCTACACATTATTCGGTGGCATTGTCCTACGAAATGGGAAGGGATTCGGCACCGCGAGTGATTGCAAAAGGTGAAAACCGCCTAGCACTCGAAATACGAAGGATCGCAAGAGAAAATGATGTTCCAATCGTAGAAAGCCCCAAACAAGCACGTCTTTTATATGCACAAGTGGAAGTGGGAAAAGAAATCCCGCAAGAGTTCTTCCATGCAGTGGTTCAAATCCTAATCACTCTTGAGAAGTTTAAAAAAAAAGTAGGAATGGCATAA
- the fliR gene encoding flagellar biosynthetic protein FliR, with the protein MEPFVLHFQSFLLVLVRLLGLFLVAPFYSSESINFSLRMIFSFMVSLIVYPVVATYMPQVPGHMINYGILVISEMLIGVFIGFLVSLVFAAFQMAGEFFNNQIGFGYTEILDPVTQNSLPAIGTMKNLMATALFLVIGAHRFLIETLAYSFEKIRIISFTGQVNAGLYRLMEEAIGAMFVVAFKIALPVMGILFLVSLAEGLMGKAAQQMNVMSMSFPLKVFIGTLTLIATLTFIATQMVQGIQISMDKASLLIREWPSL; encoded by the coding sequence ATGGAACCATTTGTTTTACACTTTCAATCTTTTCTTTTGGTCTTAGTCCGCCTCCTCGGCCTCTTTCTTGTTGCGCCTTTTTATTCTTCTGAATCGATCAATTTTTCCCTAAGAATGATCTTTTCCTTTATGGTTTCACTCATAGTGTATCCAGTTGTGGCGACTTATATGCCACAAGTTCCAGGTCATATGATTAACTATGGAATCCTTGTAATATCTGAAATGTTGATTGGAGTGTTTATCGGATTTCTCGTCTCACTAGTGTTTGCTGCATTCCAAATGGCCGGTGAATTCTTTAATAACCAAATTGGCTTCGGGTATACGGAAATTTTAGATCCTGTCACACAAAACTCACTCCCAGCTATTGGAACTATGAAGAACCTAATGGCTACAGCTCTTTTTCTTGTGATCGGCGCACACCGGTTTCTCATTGAAACACTTGCCTATTCCTTTGAAAAAATAAGAATCATATCTTTTACAGGGCAAGTAAATGCAGGATTGTATCGCCTGATGGAAGAAGCTATTGGCGCCATGTTCGTAGTCGCTTTTAAAATTGCCCTGCCTGTGATGGGAATTCTATTTTTGGTTTCTCTGGCAGAAGGCCTTATGGGAAAGGCAGCTCAACAAATGAACGTGATGTCTATGTCGTTCCCACTCAAAGTATTTATCGGAACTTTGACACTCATTGCGACTTTAACTTTCATCGCCACACAAATGGTGCAAGGAATCCAAATTTCTATGGATAAGGCAAGTTTACTCATTCGGGAGTGGCCAAGTCTATGA
- the fliQ gene encoding flagellar biosynthesis protein FliQ — translation MTEVDVVNLLREAFIVTLKISSPILITALVVGLIVGILQTTTSIQEPTIAFVPKLVSIFAVIVFFSAWMVRVMTDYTREIFFMIEKI, via the coding sequence ATGACAGAAGTCGACGTAGTCAATTTACTGAGAGAAGCATTCATCGTGACTCTGAAAATATCCAGTCCGATCCTCATAACCGCTCTTGTTGTGGGCCTTATCGTTGGTATTTTACAAACCACTACTTCCATTCAGGAACCAACCATTGCTTTTGTGCCAAAACTTGTTTCTATCTTTGCTGTGATAGTGTTTTTTTCGGCTTGGATGGTGCGAGTGATGACGGACTACACTCGTGAAATTTTTTTTATGATAGAAAAGATATGA
- the fliP gene encoding flagellar type III secretion system pore protein FliP (The bacterial flagellar biogenesis protein FliP forms a type III secretion system (T3SS)-type pore required for flagellar assembly.), with product MRDRFFSFCKRHKSIIFLISILFLITAGGFTGLMAQDKGTRIPIPNLSFNVNEAKGPKDTSLSLMILFLVTILSLAPAIVMSVTSFTKVVIVFDFVRRALSLQNLPPNQVMMGLALFVTFFIMAPTIGKVNDEALQPYLNGKIDQSTFMEGSMKHLRQFMIRQLGRDGTKDVALFLKIGKVQNVKSFEDVPSYVLVPAFMLSEIKKAFIIGIYIFIPFIVIDLIVASALLAMGFMMLPPVMISLPLKLILFILIDGWNLLVLELVRSYK from the coding sequence ATGAGAGATCGTTTTTTTTCCTTTTGTAAGAGACATAAATCTATTATTTTTCTCATTAGCATTCTATTTCTCATCACTGCAGGTGGGTTTACAGGCCTTATGGCCCAGGATAAGGGCACAAGGATTCCGATTCCCAATCTATCATTTAACGTAAATGAGGCGAAAGGTCCCAAAGACACTAGTCTTTCGCTGATGATTTTATTTCTTGTGACTATTCTTTCTTTGGCGCCAGCCATCGTGATGAGTGTCACTTCGTTTACAAAAGTTGTAATTGTATTTGATTTTGTGAGAAGGGCTCTTTCGCTCCAAAATTTACCACCAAACCAGGTGATGATGGGTCTTGCACTTTTTGTCACTTTCTTTATAATGGCACCTACTATTGGTAAGGTGAATGACGAAGCACTCCAACCTTACTTAAACGGAAAAATTGATCAATCCACATTTATGGAAGGGTCAATGAAACATTTACGTCAGTTTATGATTCGTCAATTAGGAAGGGATGGAACAAAAGACGTAGCCTTGTTTTTGAAAATCGGGAAGGTTCAGAATGTGAAATCCTTTGAAGATGTTCCTTCTTATGTTTTGGTTCCAGCTTTTATGTTAAGTGAAATCAAAAAGGCATTTATCATTGGTATTTATATATTCATCCCTTTTATTGTTATCGATTTGATAGTAGCTTCTGCGCTCCTGGCAATGGGTTTTATGATGTTACCTCCGGTAATGATTTCCCTTCCGCTTAAGCTCATACTTTTCATTTTAATTGATGGTTGGAACTTACTCGTCCTTGAACTCGTAAGGAGTTATAAATGA
- a CDS encoding FliO/MopB family protein encodes MYFCLTLVFFVSPLLSQNVGTKELDQILRQELGDSKTKPTDSNNSSSAPKFEGSSDSNKTKTEEGTKVSEETNLIQERYAENPDDSPSATWILLKILFILAILVGAGYYLILQMQKSKSAKYPVKGFMKVLSSLSLSATQSVQIVEVGGRTLVLGVADGSVSLLTEVTAPDEKSQIQKMKEEADPYVPNFLETVLESLQSKAQRKIRINPSKMESLESDGAAEIQRKAKEGLERLRKHRELLEGGES; translated from the coding sequence ACTTGACCAAATCCTTCGCCAAGAGTTGGGAGATTCAAAAACCAAACCAACCGATTCAAATAATTCCAGTTCAGCTCCTAAATTCGAAGGTTCTTCCGACTCTAACAAGACTAAGACGGAAGAGGGAACTAAGGTTTCTGAAGAAACCAACCTTATCCAAGAGCGTTATGCAGAAAATCCAGATGATTCTCCTTCTGCGACTTGGATCTTATTAAAGATTTTATTTATTTTAGCCATTTTAGTAGGTGCAGGTTATTACCTGATCTTACAAATGCAAAAATCAAAATCGGCAAAGTATCCTGTAAAGGGATTTATGAAGGTTTTGTCTAGCCTCTCTCTTTCTGCGACACAATCGGTACAAATCGTAGAAGTAGGTGGTCGTACGCTTGTGTTAGGTGTAGCAGATGGATCTGTGAGTTTATTAACAGAAGTCACTGCTCCTGATGAAAAATCACAGATTCAAAAGATGAAAGAGGAAGCCGATCCTTATGTTCCGAATTTTTTAGAAACGGTTCTCGAGAGTTTACAATCCAAGGCACAACGAAAAATTCGAATCAATCCATCCAAAATGGAAAGTTTAGAATCTGATGGAGCGGCAGAAATCCAAAGAAAGGCCAAAGAAGGTCTCGAACGTTTACGTAAACACAGGGAATTGTTAGAGGGAGGAGAATCATGA